One region of Bacillota bacterium genomic DNA includes:
- the alr gene encoding alanine racemase, giving the protein MRAVLERNLRPTWAEVDLDALAANVRELVRVAGGSQVMAVVKADGYGHGAVAVSRTAVEAGARWLAVACLEEGLHLRRHGLTAPTLVLGYVPPEEARAAVEADIACCVFGDETARALAQAGSRAGRRARVHVKVDTGMGRLGVRPEEAVGFVRWLKGIPTLEVEGIFTHLATADEEDLSFARTQLDAFSAVLAALEREQLHVPYRHAANSAALLRLAPARFNLVRPGLAMYGVYPAAGLEKVASLRPVLTWKTRVAQVKVMRSGETVGYGRTWQARGGEVVATLPVGYADGYRRVLSGRGEVLVRGRRARVVGRVSMDQVTVALPAGFEATTGEEVVLLGWQGEESISAWDLARAAETIPYEVLVGIGWRVPRVYLRDGAVAHVEAGRRTVAQREAGTDDFAGRGEGNG; this is encoded by the coding sequence TTGCGGGCGGTACTGGAACGCAACCTGAGGCCCACCTGGGCGGAAGTAGACCTGGATGCCCTGGCCGCCAACGTCCGGGAACTGGTGCGGGTGGCCGGGGGCAGTCAGGTCATGGCCGTGGTCAAGGCGGACGGATACGGTCACGGGGCCGTGGCGGTGTCCCGCACCGCCGTGGAGGCGGGGGCGCGCTGGCTGGCAGTGGCCTGCCTGGAAGAAGGATTGCATCTGCGCCGGCACGGCCTCACGGCACCCACTCTCGTGCTGGGTTATGTTCCTCCCGAGGAAGCTCGGGCGGCGGTCGAGGCCGACATCGCCTGCTGCGTTTTCGGGGACGAGACGGCGCGTGCCCTGGCCCAGGCCGGCAGCCGGGCGGGCCGGCGGGCTCGGGTGCACGTCAAGGTGGACACCGGGATGGGACGTCTGGGGGTTCGCCCGGAGGAAGCAGTGGGCTTCGTGCGCTGGCTGAAGGGGATTCCCACCCTGGAGGTAGAAGGGATATTTACGCACCTGGCCACCGCCGACGAGGAGGATCTTTCTTTTGCTCGGACCCAACTCGACGCTTTTTCCGCGGTCCTGGCTGCGCTGGAGCGGGAACAGCTGCATGTGCCCTACCGGCATGCGGCCAACAGCGCTGCCCTGTTGCGGCTTGCCCCGGCCAGGTTCAACCTGGTGAGGCCCGGCCTGGCCATGTACGGGGTGTACCCGGCCGCGGGGCTGGAGAAAGTGGCATCGTTGCGGCCGGTGCTTACCTGGAAAACGCGCGTGGCCCAGGTCAAGGTGATGCGGTCCGGAGAGACGGTGGGCTACGGGCGTACGTGGCAGGCCCGGGGGGGCGAGGTGGTAGCCACCCTGCCGGTGGGGTATGCCGACGGGTACCGCAGGGTGCTGTCCGGACGCGGAGAGGTGCTGGTGCGGGGGCGACGGGCCCGGGTGGTGGGCCGGGTTTCTATGGACCAGGTGACCGTTGCTCTCCCGGCGGGATTTGAAGCGACCACTGGAGAAGAGGTGGTCTTGCTGGGATGGCAGGGTGAAGAATCGATTTCGGCCTGGGACCTGGCCCGGGCGGCGGAAACGATTCCGTACGAGGTGCTGGTGGGGATAGGGTGGCGGGTGCCGCGAGTTTACCTCAGAGATGGTGCGGTCGCCCATGTGGAGGCGGGCAGGCGCACGGTTGCCCAAAGGGAAGCAGGAACGGATGATTTTGCCGGAAGGGGTGAAGGTAATGGGTGA
- a CDS encoding ribbon-helix-helix protein, CopG family yields MGEARRITITLPADLLDAVDGIVAQEKRKRSEVICDALRGHLELRRRQVLRQQLVRGYQEMAQLNLRLAEDGTAWPVEAAWGAGGPLTGTEGGSL; encoded by the coding sequence ATGGGTGAAGCGCGCAGGATAACCATCACCTTGCCGGCGGATCTGCTGGATGCGGTTGACGGCATCGTGGCCCAGGAAAAGAGGAAGCGTAGCGAAGTCATATGCGACGCCTTGCGGGGTCACCTGGAATTGCGCCGCCGCCAGGTGCTGCGGCAGCAACTGGTGCGGGGGTATCAGGAGATGGCCCAACTCAACCTGCGCCTGGCCGAAGATGGCACTGCCTGGCCCGTGGAGGCGGCCTGGGGTGCGGGAGGTCCCTTGACGGGGACGGAGGGCGGGAGTCTGTGA
- a CDS encoding type II toxin-antitoxin system PemK/MazF family toxin, whose amino-acid sequence MIRRGDVFYADLSPVVGSEQGGVRPVLVIQNDIGNKYSPTTIVSAITSQIAKARLPTHVELPARDSGLDRDSVILLEQIRTIDKRRLRQRVAHLGDEIMERVDEALAISVGLREI is encoded by the coding sequence GTGATCAGGCGGGGAGACGTATTTTACGCTGACCTGAGCCCGGTTGTGGGTTCGGAGCAGGGGGGCGTTCGCCCGGTACTGGTCATCCAGAACGACATCGGGAACAAGTACAGCCCCACCACTATCGTCTCTGCCATTACCTCCCAGATCGCCAAGGCCAGGCTGCCCACCCACGTCGAGCTCCCGGCCCGGGATTCGGGCCTGGACCGAGACTCAGTCATCCTGCTGGAGCAAATCCGCACTATTGACAAGCGCCGGCTCCGGCAGCGGGTGGCACATCTGGGCGATGAGATCATGGAAAGGGTCGACGAGGCCCTCGCCATCAGCGTGGGGCTCAGGGAGATCTGA
- a CDS encoding D-cysteine desulfhydrase family protein yields the protein MPTPLEEAGRLEHLFGGVRLFLKRDDLTGPALGGNKARKLEFLLADARRQGADVVLTVGGAQSNHARITAALAARLGMDCVLVLDGPAPCENQGNLLLDRLLGAEVRFAGARPAEEVMEELAAGLRERGRRPYAIPVGGSTPLGAVGYCLAMQEMLAQASQMGFVVHRVYVATGSGGTQAGLLLGARVLDPSLRVIGVSVSRSREECCRRVADLATGAAALLGLPVEVDPAQVEVLDEYVGPGYGIPTAACLEAVRLTARREGVLLDPVYTGKAMAALLDHLRCGVIKEGENVVFWHTGGSPALFAYTQYLED from the coding sequence TTGCCGACCCCTCTGGAAGAGGCAGGGCGGTTGGAGCACTTGTTTGGCGGAGTGCGCCTGTTCCTGAAGCGAGACGATCTCACCGGCCCCGCCCTGGGGGGGAATAAGGCGCGGAAGCTGGAGTTCTTGCTTGCCGATGCCCGGCGGCAGGGGGCGGATGTGGTGCTCACGGTGGGGGGGGCCCAGTCCAACCACGCCCGCATCACCGCTGCCCTGGCCGCCCGCCTGGGGATGGACTGCGTCCTCGTGCTGGACGGTCCGGCTCCCTGCGAGAACCAGGGGAATCTGCTGCTGGACCGCCTGCTGGGGGCCGAGGTACGCTTTGCGGGCGCCCGGCCCGCCGAGGAGGTGATGGAAGAGCTCGCCGCCGGGTTGCGCGAACGGGGCCGGCGGCCTTACGCCATTCCCGTGGGGGGTTCCACCCCCCTGGGGGCGGTGGGGTACTGCCTGGCCATGCAGGAGATGCTGGCCCAGGCGAGCCAGATGGGATTCGTGGTGCACCGGGTTTATGTAGCCACGGGATCCGGGGGTACCCAGGCCGGCCTGTTGCTGGGGGCGAGGGTGCTGGATCCGTCTCTCCGGGTGATCGGCGTCAGTGTGAGCCGGTCGAGGGAAGAGTGCTGCCGGCGGGTGGCGGACCTGGCCACGGGGGCGGCGGCGCTGCTGGGCCTGCCCGTCGAGGTTGACCCCGCACAGGTGGAAGTGCTGGACGAATACGTGGGACCGGGGTACGGTATTCCCACCGCCGCTTGCCTGGAGGCGGTCCGCCTGACCGCGAGGCGGGAGGGGGTGTTGCTGGACCCGGTGTACACGGGGAAGGCCATGGCTGCCCTGCTGGATCACCTGCGGTGTGGTGTCATCAAAGAAGGGGAAAACGTAGTATTCTGGCACACGGGGGGCTCTCCCGCTCTATTCGCATATACGCAATATCTGGAGGATTGA
- a CDS encoding gamma-glutamyl-gamma-aminobutyrate hydrolase family protein encodes MGLLPLIGITSSVDEEDRVQVPSGYAAAVEAAGGIPVVLPVLAPEKAGEVLAHLQGLLLSGGVDVDPSHYGEDPLPGLGRVTPERDAFELALAREALALGVPVLGVCRGVQVLNVAAGGTLYQDLGSQMGNVLKHRQEAPRWHESHSVRLDPGSRLAAILGVPEVRVNSFHHQAVREVAGGLRAVAWAPDGVIEAVEATGTDHRFALGVQWHPEEMWRRHPLHLKPFAALVEAARARL; translated from the coding sequence ATGGGATTGTTGCCATTGATAGGGATTACCAGCAGCGTCGACGAGGAGGACCGGGTGCAGGTTCCGTCAGGGTACGCGGCGGCTGTAGAAGCAGCAGGGGGCATACCCGTCGTCCTGCCGGTGCTTGCTCCGGAGAAGGCCGGGGAGGTACTGGCCCACCTCCAGGGCCTTTTGCTTTCGGGAGGAGTGGACGTTGACCCCTCTCACTACGGGGAAGACCCCCTGCCCGGCCTGGGGAGGGTCACACCGGAGCGGGACGCGTTCGAACTGGCCCTTGCCCGGGAGGCCCTGGCCCTGGGCGTCCCCGTGCTGGGGGTATGCCGGGGGGTGCAGGTGCTCAACGTGGCCGCGGGCGGGACTCTCTATCAGGACCTGGGTTCCCAGATGGGAAACGTGCTGAAGCATCGCCAGGAAGCACCCCGGTGGCATGAAAGCCATTCCGTGCGGCTGGATCCCGGGAGCCGCCTGGCAGCCATCCTGGGTGTACCGGAGGTCCGGGTGAACTCCTTCCATCATCAGGCGGTGAGGGAGGTCGCCGGGGGACTGCGCGCGGTGGCCTGGGCACCGGATGGGGTCATCGAGGCCGTGGAAGCCACGGGCACGGACCACCGCTTCGCCCTGGGGGTACAGTGGCATCCCGAGGAGATGTGGAGGCGCCATCCCCTGCACCTCAAGCCATTTGCCGCCCTGGTGGAGGCAGCCCGTGCTCGCCTCTGA
- a CDS encoding P1 family peptidase yields the protein MLASERPRLRDLGYRVGELPVGPGNAITDVAGVLVGHVTLYQPELGVCTGVTALRPHPGNVFREKVVAAVHVINGYGKAMGLAQVAELGTLETPVVLTNTLSVGTVAEGLVRWMLEQDPGIGGSAGTVNPVVMECNDGYLNDIRLLAVRPEHVRQALEVAASVPPREGAVGAGTGMVCYGFKGGIGTASRVVMGEAGTFTLGVLVLANFGRRRDLTILGFPVGLRLGVDAAGAGTADARGAAPGGAEAGCAVAGDRGGSVIVVVATDAPLTSRQLGRLARRAVVGLARTGSYVGHSSGDFVLAFTTATRYCHDASDGVYWAGFLPDHGGTFSGLSRAVVEATEEAVLNALFRATTTRGRLGRVVEAVPVEKVLAMLRQGGSYLKN from the coding sequence GTGCTCGCCTCTGAGCGTCCGCGCTTGCGGGACCTGGGATACCGGGTGGGAGAACTACCGGTCGGGCCGGGGAACGCCATCACCGATGTGGCCGGCGTGCTGGTGGGGCACGTTACCCTGTACCAGCCCGAGCTGGGAGTGTGCACGGGCGTCACCGCTTTGCGACCCCACCCGGGGAACGTGTTCCGGGAGAAGGTTGTTGCCGCCGTACACGTAATCAACGGTTACGGCAAGGCGATGGGATTGGCCCAGGTGGCCGAGCTGGGCACCCTGGAGACCCCGGTGGTGCTCACCAATACCCTGAGTGTGGGGACGGTCGCCGAGGGACTGGTGCGCTGGATGCTGGAACAGGACCCCGGGATCGGGGGAAGTGCCGGTACCGTCAACCCGGTGGTCATGGAGTGCAACGACGGATACCTCAATGACATCCGTCTTTTGGCGGTGCGCCCCGAACACGTGCGGCAGGCCCTGGAGGTGGCCGCGTCCGTTCCCCCCCGGGAGGGTGCGGTGGGGGCGGGCACCGGCATGGTGTGTTACGGCTTCAAAGGCGGCATAGGGACCGCCTCCCGGGTGGTGATGGGGGAGGCAGGCACCTTTACCCTGGGGGTACTGGTGCTCGCCAACTTCGGCCGGCGCCGGGATCTCACTATCCTGGGCTTCCCCGTGGGCCTCCGCCTCGGGGTTGATGCGGCAGGGGCTGGCACGGCGGATGCGAGGGGTGCTGCGCCGGGCGGGGCAGAAGCGGGGTGTGCGGTGGCGGGGGACAGGGGTGGTTCGGTGATTGTCGTGGTGGCCACCGATGCGCCCCTCACCTCGCGGCAACTGGGGCGCCTGGCCCGGCGAGCGGTGGTGGGGCTGGCTCGCACCGGCTCCTATGTGGGCCACTCCAGCGGAGACTTCGTGCTCGCCTTCACCACCGCCACCCGGTACTGCCACGACGCCTCCGACGGAGTGTACTGGGCGGGGTTCCTGCCCGACCACGGGGGAACGTTTTCCGGTCTGAGCCGGGCGGTGGTGGAAGCCACCGAGGAGGCGGTGCTCAACGCCCTCTTCCGGGCCACCACCACCCGTGGCCGGCTGGGTCGGGTGGTGGAGGCCGTGCCAGTGGAAAAAGTTCTGGCCATGTTAAGGCAGGGTGGGTCGTATTTGAAAAATTGA
- a CDS encoding glutamate mutase L → MSRSRPRTILATDVGSTTTKAILIEDQGGEYRLVGRGEMPTTVEAPWENVMIGVRKSIRRLEELLERRFLDSSGRLIRPAAAKEGVDYYVSTSSAGGGLQMMVAGLVSSISAASAHRAALGAGAVVLDVIAVDDGRSTSEQISRITELRPDIILMSGGVDGGSVSYIAAIAETIVQANPQPRFGATYKLPLVYAGNRDAQDLVMGVAGSELDVHLVENLRPRHDVENLGPAREAIHELFMNHVMAQAPGYAELMEWVDVTIMPTPGAVGRIISVMAQEYGANIIGVDIGGATTDVFSSFEGTFTRTVSANLGMSYSICNVLEEAKFENILRWVPFGVDEVKLSNWIANKMVRPTTIPMTLEMLVLEQALAREALRLSFAHHKSLARKVEKEEARAAWHSARQEIFRAAGREIIDMKKLDMLVGSGGVLSHAPRRQQAAMMLIDAFQPEGVTQLAVDSIFMMPHLGVLSTTYPEIAAEVFDKDCLVRLGTCIAPVGKLREGQPALTVRAHLPGGTVEARLAFGEIRRLPLEVGQTAKVEVIPVGALDAGAGKGRRLEATVHGGLAGIIIDARGRPLELPADPARRVEKLTEWIAAMDLYPLDLLKKYQACHPVGKAVAAGKPEGGEKRGGFWRR, encoded by the coding sequence ATGAGTCGGAGCAGGCCACGGACCATCCTCGCCACGGACGTGGGGAGCACCACCACCAAGGCCATCCTTATTGAGGACCAGGGGGGCGAGTACCGCCTGGTGGGAAGAGGGGAAATGCCCACTACGGTGGAAGCGCCCTGGGAAAACGTCATGATCGGAGTCCGCAAATCGATACGGCGTCTCGAGGAGCTTCTTGAACGCCGTTTTTTGGATTCCTCCGGGCGTCTCATCAGACCGGCCGCGGCCAAAGAAGGGGTGGATTACTACGTATCCACGTCCTCCGCGGGGGGCGGGTTGCAGATGATGGTGGCCGGGCTGGTATCCAGTATCAGTGCGGCTTCTGCTCACCGGGCTGCCCTGGGGGCCGGGGCGGTGGTGCTGGACGTCATCGCGGTGGACGACGGGCGCTCCACCTCGGAGCAGATCAGCCGCATCACCGAACTGCGTCCGGACATCATCCTTATGTCAGGCGGCGTGGACGGGGGATCGGTGTCGTACATCGCTGCCATCGCGGAAACCATCGTGCAGGCCAACCCCCAGCCCCGCTTCGGTGCCACCTACAAGCTGCCCCTGGTGTACGCGGGGAACCGGGATGCCCAGGACCTGGTCATGGGGGTGGCCGGTTCTGAACTGGACGTGCACCTGGTGGAGAACCTGCGCCCCCGTCACGACGTGGAGAACCTGGGCCCTGCCCGGGAGGCCATCCACGAACTGTTCATGAACCACGTGATGGCCCAGGCCCCCGGGTACGCGGAGTTGATGGAATGGGTGGACGTGACCATCATGCCCACCCCGGGTGCCGTGGGCCGCATCATCAGCGTGATGGCCCAGGAGTACGGGGCCAACATCATCGGGGTGGACATCGGGGGTGCCACCACGGACGTATTCTCCAGCTTCGAGGGCACCTTCACCCGCACCGTGAGTGCCAACCTGGGCATGTCCTATTCCATCTGCAACGTCCTGGAAGAGGCCAAATTCGAGAATATCCTGCGCTGGGTCCCCTTCGGGGTGGATGAGGTCAAGCTTTCCAACTGGATCGCCAACAAGATGGTGCGTCCCACCACCATCCCCATGACCCTGGAGATGCTGGTGCTGGAGCAGGCGCTGGCCCGGGAGGCGTTGCGCCTCTCCTTTGCCCACCACAAGAGCCTGGCCCGCAAGGTGGAGAAGGAGGAGGCACGGGCGGCCTGGCACAGCGCCCGGCAGGAGATATTCCGTGCCGCCGGCCGGGAAATCATCGACATGAAGAAGCTGGACATGCTGGTGGGATCGGGCGGCGTCCTCTCTCACGCCCCCCGGCGGCAGCAGGCGGCCATGATGCTCATCGACGCTTTCCAGCCCGAAGGCGTCACCCAGTTAGCGGTTGACTCCATCTTCATGATGCCTCACCTGGGCGTGCTTTCCACCACCTACCCCGAGATAGCCGCGGAGGTGTTCGACAAGGACTGTCTCGTCCGCCTGGGCACCTGCATCGCGCCGGTGGGGAAGTTGCGGGAGGGGCAGCCCGCGCTGACGGTGCGGGCGCACCTGCCCGGGGGCACGGTGGAAGCACGGCTGGCATTTGGCGAGATCAGGCGGCTTCCCCTGGAGGTAGGGCAGACGGCAAAGGTGGAGGTTATCCCGGTCGGCGCGCTGGACGCCGGTGCCGGTAAGGGCCGCAGGTTGGAGGCTACCGTGCACGGGGGCCTGGCGGGGATCATCATCGACGCGCGAGGGCGGCCCCTGGAACTGCCGGCGGACCCCGCCCGCCGGGTGGAGAAGTTGACCGAGTGGATCGCGGCCATGGACCTCTATCCGCTCGACCTGCTCAAGAAGTACCAGGCCTGCCATCCGGTGGGGAAGGCAGTTGCGGCCGGCAAGCCCGAGGGAGGGGAGAAGCGTGGCGGTTTCTGGCGTCGCTGA
- a CDS encoding glutamate mutase L: MPAEITSVLATDCGSTTTKAILIEKMGDEYRLVVRGEAPTTVERPFEDVTMGVRNAVREVEELTGRKILSEEGIISPRQPDGSGVDLYLSTSSAGGGLQMMVAGVVKSMTTESAQRAALGAGAIVMDAVAIDDGRKTHEKIALIRHLRPDMILLSGGVDGGTVAHVVQIAELIAAAEPRPRLGIGYRLPVIYAGNRDARPYMERILGERFDLRMVDNLRPVLEKEVLGPAREEIHNLFMEHVMAQAPGYNKLMAWTHAPIMPTPAAVGLGMQTAAREYSLNVIGVDIGGATTDVFSVYGDRFVRTVSANLGMSYSICNVLLEAGLENIVRWIPFAVDEADIRNRIRNKMIRPTTIPQTLEELAIEQALAREALRLAFEHHKTLAVGLKGVQRQRTIDDTFSQAGAETYIDLMELGLLIGSGGVLSHAPRRVQAALMMLDAFLPEGVTRLAVDSIFMMPQLGVLSTVHEKAAAQVFDRDCLIHLGTAVAPVGQGREGEPCLAVTLHLPGGKVVREEVAFGEIRRLPLDVGQEAEAEIHPARGYDVGRGRGHAMRTTLHGGVVGIILDCRGRPLALPPEPARRWQKLREWALAVDLYPPQFLEKLSG; the protein is encoded by the coding sequence GTGCCCGCTGAGATCACATCGGTGCTGGCCACCGACTGCGGCAGTACCACCACCAAGGCCATCCTGATCGAGAAGATGGGTGACGAGTATCGGCTGGTGGTGCGGGGGGAAGCCCCCACCACGGTGGAGCGCCCCTTCGAGGACGTGACCATGGGGGTGCGTAACGCTGTCCGCGAGGTGGAGGAACTCACCGGTAGGAAGATCCTCTCGGAAGAGGGGATCATCAGCCCCCGGCAGCCGGACGGCAGCGGGGTGGATCTGTATCTTTCCACCTCCAGTGCCGGGGGCGGCTTGCAGATGATGGTGGCCGGAGTGGTCAAGAGCATGACCACCGAGAGCGCCCAGCGCGCCGCCCTGGGGGCGGGGGCCATCGTCATGGATGCGGTGGCCATCGACGACGGGCGCAAGACCCACGAGAAGATCGCCCTCATCCGCCACCTGCGCCCGGACATGATCCTCCTTTCGGGAGGGGTGGACGGGGGCACGGTCGCCCACGTGGTCCAGATCGCCGAGCTTATTGCCGCCGCCGAGCCCAGGCCCCGCCTGGGGATCGGCTACCGGCTGCCCGTCATCTACGCCGGTAACCGGGACGCGCGCCCGTACATGGAGCGCATCCTGGGGGAGCGATTTGACCTGCGGATGGTAGACAACCTGCGCCCGGTGCTGGAGAAAGAGGTGCTGGGACCGGCGCGGGAGGAAATCCACAACCTGTTCATGGAACACGTGATGGCCCAGGCACCCGGCTATAACAAGCTGATGGCCTGGACCCACGCGCCCATCATGCCCACTCCCGCGGCGGTGGGGCTGGGCATGCAGACGGCGGCCCGGGAATACAGCCTGAACGTGATCGGGGTGGACATCGGAGGGGCGACCACCGACGTGTTCTCGGTGTACGGGGACCGTTTCGTGCGCACGGTTAGCGCCAACCTGGGCATGTCCTATTCCATCTGCAACGTGCTGCTTGAGGCCGGGCTGGAGAACATCGTGCGCTGGATTCCCTTCGCCGTGGATGAGGCCGACATCAGGAACCGCATCCGCAACAAGATGATCCGGCCCACCACCATCCCCCAGACCCTCGAGGAGCTGGCGATCGAGCAGGCCCTGGCCCGGGAAGCCCTGCGGCTGGCTTTTGAGCACCACAAGACGCTGGCCGTCGGCCTGAAGGGGGTGCAGAGGCAGCGCACCATCGATGATACCTTCAGCCAGGCCGGAGCGGAGACGTACATCGACCTCATGGAACTGGGTCTCCTCATCGGTTCCGGCGGGGTGCTTTCCCACGCTCCCCGCCGGGTGCAGGCGGCCCTCATGATGCTGGATGCTTTCCTCCCCGAAGGCGTTACCCGCCTGGCGGTGGATTCCATCTTCATGATGCCCCAGTTGGGCGTGCTGTCCACGGTGCACGAGAAGGCAGCTGCCCAGGTTTTCGACCGGGACTGCCTGATCCACCTGGGGACGGCGGTCGCCCCCGTGGGGCAGGGGAGGGAGGGCGAGCCCTGTCTGGCGGTGACCCTGCACCTGCCGGGGGGAAAGGTAGTCAGAGAAGAGGTGGCCTTCGGAGAGATCCGTCGCCTGCCGCTGGACGTGGGGCAAGAGGCAGAAGCGGAGATCCATCCCGCCCGGGGTTACGACGTGGGGCGGGGAAGGGGGCACGCCATGCGTACCACCCTGCACGGGGGAGTGGTGGGGATCATCCTGGATTGCCGGGGCAGGCCGCTGGCACTGCCGCCGGAGCCGGCGCGCCGGTGGCAGAAGCTCAGGGAGTGGGCCTTGGCCGTCGATCTCTACCCCCCTCAGTTCCTGGAGAAGCTGTCCGGTTAG
- a CDS encoding DUF483 domain-containing protein, translating to MVGPAISETLVRDLLRDEAVLDRVKVEDLLPVAAGARPAALIVLPADLPDAYSLGGSIDALVHRRGGARWQVPLPPRARLRRQAQVLRDAYSDVVEESTTYRALMGWVERLGLRAWHLEVRPTVRYLVVYRDPAAVEALVELGEMLTEHRKKVAGWAETDPRFAELLGKLLGYPACCLENYVRHLAGGTPREDSLAAQLAAQVARGEGLQEFVFFASGFLPCDPGCPAAREVAEGILRALTGCLPQAGDVYRQVCRENLAEAARPPAERRRYVEVLERTRRLLGGYDEA from the coding sequence GTGGTCGGGCCGGCGATCTCGGAGACACTGGTGCGCGATCTGCTGCGGGACGAGGCGGTGCTCGATCGGGTCAAGGTGGAGGACCTCCTGCCCGTTGCCGCGGGCGCCCGTCCTGCTGCCCTGATCGTCCTGCCTGCCGATCTCCCGGACGCCTATTCGCTGGGCGGTTCCATCGATGCACTGGTGCACCGGCGCGGGGGAGCGCGCTGGCAGGTACCGCTTCCCCCTCGGGCCAGGCTGCGCCGGCAGGCGCAGGTGTTGCGGGATGCATACTCGGACGTGGTGGAGGAATCCACCACCTACCGGGCCCTGATGGGCTGGGTGGAGCGGTTGGGCCTGCGGGCGTGGCATCTGGAAGTAAGGCCGACCGTACGCTACCTGGTCGTGTACCGCGACCCCGCAGCCGTCGAGGCGCTGGTGGAACTGGGAGAGATGCTGACCGAGCATCGGAAAAAGGTGGCGGGCTGGGCGGAAACCGACCCCCGTTTTGCCGAACTGCTGGGGAAGTTGTTGGGGTACCCGGCCTGCTGTCTGGAAAACTACGTGCGCCACCTGGCCGGCGGAACGCCGCGCGAAGACAGCCTGGCTGCCCAGCTGGCGGCTCAGGTGGCGCGGGGGGAAGGGCTGCAGGAGTTCGTCTTTTTCGCCTCAGGCTTCCTCCCCTGCGACCCGGGGTGCCCTGCGGCTCGAGAGGTTGCCGAGGGCATCTTGCGGGCTCTGACAGGATGCCTGCCCCAGGCGGGGGACGTCTACCGGCAGGTGTGCCGTGAGAACCTGGCCGAGGCGGCCCGGCCCCCCGCGGAGCGGCGGCGTTACGTCGAGGTACTGGAACGGACGAGGAGGCTTTTGGGCGGATATGACGAAGCGTAG
- a CDS encoding uracil-DNA glycosylase: MTKRSRIGQGVPHARQQTFSFLEGPAGGPLAAGATDPGTAAASGADGFDSAGTSGRPWAAEAWPLDGGILAEGDSFLGELEAASALEELDRVARGCRRCPLREGCRGVVFGEGDPRAVMMFVGEGPGQTEDEMGRPFVGRAGQLLDRWIGLLGLKRQQVYITNVVKCRPPGNRTPLAEEMRSCWPILRHQIRLIRPRILVCLGSPALQALVHPGARITRLRGSWLERGGIRILGTFHPAAVLRDPTKERAVHEDLRRLRAEYLRIAPRGGD; the protein is encoded by the coding sequence ATGACGAAGCGTAGCAGGATCGGGCAGGGGGTTCCCCATGCCCGGCAGCAGACTTTTTCTTTCCTGGAAGGACCGGCAGGGGGCCCATTGGCCGCGGGGGCGACGGACCCCGGTACCGCCGCCGCCTCAGGTGCCGACGGCTTTGATAGCGCCGGTACGAGCGGGCGGCCGTGGGCGGCGGAAGCCTGGCCCCTGGACGGGGGAATACTGGCAGAGGGTGATTCCTTCCTGGGCGAACTGGAGGCTGCTTCTGCCCTGGAAGAGCTGGACCGGGTGGCCCGGGGATGCCGGCGTTGTCCCCTCCGGGAGGGGTGCCGGGGGGTGGTGTTCGGAGAAGGAGACCCGCGCGCCGTGATGATGTTCGTGGGTGAGGGTCCCGGTCAGACCGAAGACGAAATGGGACGACCCTTCGTGGGGAGAGCCGGGCAATTGCTGGACCGCTGGATCGGGCTGCTGGGGCTGAAGCGCCAACAGGTATACATAACTAATGTGGTCAAGTGCCGTCCGCCGGGGAACCGTACTCCTCTGGCGGAGGAGATGCGTTCCTGCTGGCCCATCCTCCGCCACCAGATCCGCCTGATCCGGCCCCGGATCCTGGTCTGCCTGGGGTCACCGGCCCTACAGGCCCTGGTCCACCCCGGGGCCCGCATCACCCGCCTGCGGGGGAGCTGGCTGGAACGGGGAGGCATCAGGATCCTGGGCACTTTTCACCCGGCCGCCGTGCTGAGGGATCCCACCAAAGAGCGGGCCGTACATGAGGACCTGCGCCGGTTGCGGGCGGAGTACCTGCGCATCGCCCCGCGGGGGGGCGACTAG
- the tsaE gene encoding tRNA (adenosine(37)-N6)-threonylcarbamoyltransferase complex ATPase subunit type 1 TsaE, with product MPEVQGESAVRRVRALSRSPGQTRGLGARLGGMMQRGDVVALVGPLGAGKTTLVQGIAEGLGFAGRVRSPSFTLMNEYPTPRGNLYHLDLFRLDSATEAEQAGLDEFLPGDGMAVVEWAERAGDLLPYEHLEISLAMGAGEEERLLTLAARGDRYCRLLAALAHALEPAREDAGRRGQC from the coding sequence GTGCCCGAAGTGCAGGGGGAATCGGCGGTCCGCCGGGTGCGGGCCCTGAGCCGGTCGCCCGGCCAGACCCGCGGGCTCGGTGCTCGTCTGGGAGGCATGATGCAGAGGGGCGACGTGGTAGCCCTGGTGGGGCCTCTGGGGGCTGGGAAGACCACCCTGGTGCAGGGGATCGCGGAAGGCCTGGGTTTTGCCGGTCGGGTCCGCAGCCCTTCTTTCACCCTGATGAACGAGTACCCTACCCCGCGGGGTAACCTGTATCACCTGGATCTCTTCCGGTTGGATTCCGCCACGGAGGCCGAACAGGCCGGGCTGGACGAGTTCCTTCCCGGCGATGGCATGGCGGTGGTGGAGTGGGCGGAGAGAGCGGGCGATCTCCTCCCGTACGAGCACCTCGAGATTTCTCTGGCGATGGGAGCGGGAGAAGAGGAGCGCCTGTTGACGCTGGCTGCCCGGGGAGACAGGTACTGCCGCCTCCTGGCCGCCCTCGCCCATGCCCTGGAGCCGGCCCGTGAGGATGCGGGGAGGCGCGGGCAGTGCTGA